The genomic DNA GAAAATCGAGAAGATTTTTGAAAAGAAAGAAAAGGAAAATGTAACTCATGACCTTGGAAGATTTCTTTCTAGCACTTCAAAAAATGTAAGTCTTTTATTTTTTGGAGAAGAAGCGACATGGCAAGGGCTTTCACTTTTGTTTTCTCAGCCAGAGTTTTATGATCTTCATGAAGTTTTAGATTTTACAAGAGCTTTTGAAGACATTTTTGAATCTTTAAGAATGGGCGTTGAGATGGGTTTTGATGATTTTTTTGAGGACGATGAAGAAGAAGATCACGACGTAAAAGTATTTATTGGCAGAAATAATCCATTTGTAAGAAGTGATGATTTAAGTTTAGTTTTTTCTAATTGGGACGAGGGATCAATAGGGATTTTAGGTCCCACAAGAATGGATTATTTAAGAAACATTGCATTAATTAAAAAAGCAAAAGACCTTCTTAATAGAAGTTTTTAACAGATTTTTTAATATGAAAAAAGAAAAGAAAAAAAAAGATGAAAAGATAGAATATGTTGAAAATTTAGACGAAGAAGCTGGAAATATAGATATTAAAAAAAAGATAAAGAAAATTAAGAGTCAGCTAAAACAATGCCAAAAGGAAAAAGAGGGATATCTTAAAGGATGGCAGAAAGAAAGAGCAGAATTTATAAATTACAGAAAAGCAGAGGAAAAATCTTTAGAGCATAAGGAAGGCGCATTAAAAATTGAAATTATAAGTGAAATTTTACCAATTCTAGATAACCTTGAAAGAGCAGAAAAGGATATGCCAAAAGATTTAAAAAATAATAACTGGGTCAAAGGAATGATGAATATTAAAGAGCAAATGAAAAACTTTTTAAAAAGAGAAGGGGTTGAGGAAATGAAAGAAGAAAAAATATTTAATCCTGAGATTCATGAAGCAGTAGCAGTGGGTAAGGGCGAAGAAGATGAAATTTTAGAAATTTTCCAAAAAGGATATTTTTTAAACGGTAGGGTCTTAAGACCCGCTAAAGTAAAGGTTGCTCAAAAATAATTATGGAGCTAACGCATTAAATTTTTATCGCGTTGCTCAACAAATTTATGGCAAAAATATTAGGAATAGACCTTGGTACAACTTTTTCAGCAATGGCTGTTGTTGAGGGAGGAAAACCAAAAATTATAGAAAACTCAGAGGGTGAACGAACTACAGCCTCTGTTGTTTCTTTTTCAAAAAGCGGAGAAAGGTTAGCTGGAGTTTTAGCAAGACGTCAAGCTATAACAAACCCTCAAAATACAATTTATTCTGTAAAACGTCTTATCGGACGCAAGTTTTCTGATGAGCGGGTTCAGAAAGATAAAAAACTTTTATCTTATGAGATAAAAGAATCTTCAGATGGAGGAATAGAGGTTAAGATGGGAGATAAGTGGTATAAAGCTCAAGAAATATCAGCAATGATTTTACAAAAGCTTAAGGCGGACGCAGAAGCAAAACTTGGAGAGAAAATAGAAGAAGCTGTGATTACTTGCCCTGCGTACTTCGATGATTCACAAAGAAAAGCAACGAAAGATGCAGGCGAGATAGCAGGTTTTAAGGTAAAGAGAGTAATTAACGAGCCAACAGCAGCTGCTTTAGCTTATGGACTTGAGAAAAAAAAGGATGAAAAAATCGTAGTTTATGATTTCGGGGGCGGAACTTTTGATGTTTCAGTATTAGATGTTGCCGGAGACACAATCGAAGTTAAGTCAACCGGTGGGAATACTCATCTTGGCGGAGATGATTTTGATCAGAAAATCATGGATTGGGTCGTAGAAAGTTTTAAAAAGGATGAGAATATTGATCTTGCAGGTGATCCTTTGGCACTCCAGAGGATAAAAGAAGCAAGCGAAAAAGTAAAAAAGGAACTCTCTACCACAATGCAAGCCGAAATTAATTTGCCATTTATAACTTCCGACAGTTCTGGTCCAAAGCATCTATCCTATAGTTTATCTCGTTCAAAATTAGAAGATTTAGTCGCAGAATATATTAATGAGTCAATGAAGCATGTTCAGGAAGTAATAAAAGATGCGGATTATCAGATTTCTGACATAGACGAAATTATTCTTGTTGGTGGTCAGACAAGAATGCCAAAAATCCAAGAAGAAGTAAAAAAGCTTTTTGGAAAGGAAGCAAATAAAGAGATTAACCCAGACGAAGTTGTCGCAATTGGAGCTGCGGTCCAGGGTGGTATTATGTCGGGGGACATGAAAGAAGTATTACTTTTGGACGTAACACCACTTTCCTTAGGGATAGAAACATTAGGGAGCGTAAATACGGTTTTAATCCCCAAAAATACTACAATTCCGACAGAAAAAAAACAGGTTTTTTCAACCGCTGCCGACAATCAAACTTCTGTTGAGATAAATGTTTTACAGGGAGAAAGACCAATAGCAGGAGATTGTAAGAGCTTAGGAAGATTTATTTTGGACGGTATTCCGCCCTCTCCAAGGGGAATGCCCCAGATTGAAGTCAGCTTCGATATTGATGCAAATGGTATTTTAAATGTTTCTGCAAAGGATAAAGCAACTGGCAAAGAACAATCAATAAGAATTGAAGCGCAGTCCGGACTTTCAGAAGAGGAAATAGAAAAATTAAAGAAAGACGCTGAAGCACATAAAGAGGAAGATGAGAAAAAAAGAAAAGAGATAGAAGAGAAAAATAAAGCAGAAGCATTAATTTTTACGGCAGAAAAAACTTTAAAAGATATGGGAGATAAAATTCAAAAAGATGTTAAGAAA from Candidatus Paceibacterota bacterium includes the following:
- the dnaK gene encoding molecular chaperone DnaK, whose protein sequence is MAKILGIDLGTTFSAMAVVEGGKPKIIENSEGERTTASVVSFSKSGERLAGVLARRQAITNPQNTIYSVKRLIGRKFSDERVQKDKKLLSYEIKESSDGGIEVKMGDKWYKAQEISAMILQKLKADAEAKLGEKIEEAVITCPAYFDDSQRKATKDAGEIAGFKVKRVINEPTAAALAYGLEKKKDEKIVVYDFGGGTFDVSVLDVAGDTIEVKSTGGNTHLGGDDFDQKIMDWVVESFKKDENIDLAGDPLALQRIKEASEKVKKELSTTMQAEINLPFITSDSSGPKHLSYSLSRSKLEDLVAEYINESMKHVQEVIKDADYQISDIDEIILVGGQTRMPKIQEEVKKLFGKEANKEINPDEVVAIGAAVQGGIMSGDMKEVLLLDVTPLSLGIETLGSVNTVLIPKNTTIPTEKKQVFSTAADNQTSVEINVLQGERPIAGDCKSLGRFILDGIPPSPRGMPQIEVSFDIDANGILNVSAKDKATGKEQSIRIEAQSGLSEEEIEKLKKDAEAHKEEDEKKRKEIEEKNKAEALIFTAEKTLKDMGDKIQKDVKKEVEDKITGLKKAMEENKTEDIQQKSKELSETLQKIGSQMYQQQQQEQQKGNQEEKKEDKDKDVGEGDYKKK
- a CDS encoding nucleotide exchange factor GrpE translates to MKKEKKKKDEKIEYVENLDEEAGNIDIKKKIKKIKSQLKQCQKEKEGYLKGWQKERAEFINYRKAEEKSLEHKEGALKIEIISEILPILDNLERAEKDMPKDLKNNNWVKGMMNIKEQMKNFLKREGVEEMKEEKIFNPEIHEAVAVGKGEEDEILEIFQKGYFLNGRVLRPAKVKVAQK